ACATTTCTTTTAAGTTCCATAAGATTACCTCTATACAATCAATATTTTAAAAGTACCATGTTCAGATCTCTGCCCTTAGGACATTTTTCTCTTGGTTTTCCCATATTTCGTATGATTTTGCACTTATCCTCTCTGTATAAACCGTCTGGAAAGCACAAATCCCTAAGCGAACAATCTTCATCGCATTCAGGAGGGTTGAAAACTATTTTTGAACCTTCAAATGATTGTTTAGAATCTATGACTCCTCGAATATATGCCTTTTCAACTTCAACAACTCTTACTTTACCGCCCTCATGAATCATACAAGGTTGTTCACCATTTTTAACATTCTTAATAATGTACATTCTACCTTCTTCAAGGGTGTCTATACAGGTATTTTTAAATCTGCAGGATTCACATTCAGATGTGGCACCATAATGCATAAATTTAAGTCCTTTGTTTGCTAGGCAATTGCCTATTAGCGTTATCATTTATTATCACCTTTATAATATGGATTTTAAACCCATTTTTGAATTTGTTAATCAATAAATCAATGAAATTCAATGAAAATCTAAAATTTCATAAGAATTGTATATCATTCAGATTATATAAAATGAATAT
This sequence is a window from Methanobacterium sp. SMA-27. Protein-coding genes within it:
- a CDS encoding UPF0179 family protein is translated as MITLIGNCLANKGLKFMHYGATSECESCRFKNTCIDTLEEGRMYIIKNVKNGEQPCMIHEGGKVRVVEVEKAYIRGVIDSKQSFEGSKIVFNPPECDEDCSLRDLCFPDGLYREDKCKIIRNMGKPREKCPKGRDLNMVLLKY